The following coding sequences lie in one Mycobacterium sp. DL440 genomic window:
- the mbtD gene encoding mycobactin polyketide synthase MbtD: MSDVRERIVPPERGGNALPDARTPVLLSAHAEELIGTDAAAILRYLDSRPEVSAADVAATLGSTRRLRRHRAVVRAADRDELAAGLRALAEGVDHPLVTRAQGGAQASGSGARIAFVFPGQGSQWPSMGVQAYERLPAYRAEVDQCAAEFQAAGAASPLDYLLAERDSGVVTNDFSQVQIQGAQFVHGVALARVWRSCGVLPDLTVGHSLGEIGAAYVAGTITLSDAVAVVIARATVLDRLTGPYRVAVLGITPDEASNVIAETPGWLELSVVNSRSSVAVSGETDAVAAAVATVTARGSFAKEIEMWFPAHTTALDGSRGELESLLPTARFSESPVQFIGSATADVVEAGTGFADYWYANLRSTVRFDRAIEMAARRGARIFVELSAHPALLFAMGDLLDDAAELTGGPAVMVGSGRRDESITDRLSTNIVSVAMADSGYRWDDLLNHTPTPLRDFPFAPMRAEHLWATPQPLPPVAGLTVAVEHWEERARCDTPPGQRRVAVLDLAAGQGPAAALSRAVDEITATTAVDPADADLLIVVAPVSDELDIVTAAENLSRRADEGLLGYVRAITPETRDVWLVTAGGEQIGGEPQCPRPEAAALAAVHRSLGYEHPDQTFRHLDLAPSTLDLAAAVTAITAMLTDADGIAVRDNGSGLAVWHRGMRDDTSDARSWSAESGVFDEVVITGGAGAVGLHYARHLAEQGARRIVLLSRSGLDDEQVAALSTHGTEIVAPRCDLTDPAQIAATVAELAVGPASLVIHAAASATIAAGDELTGAAVRGTFAAKVSGLANLTAAWPMRPDARIMLCSSVSGLWGGYGHAAYSAANRLLDALGGQLRAQGRHCTSVRWGLWPGDGIIDSGEISRVERSGLRAMAPDLAVEAGLRDYPADPLVFTADAVRLQTFLGAAAQAGPVVDIAEAPQYDAAETVDATDAMRIALGAVLKLDDITGLDLDTSLLDLGVDSLLAIDLRKKLKKATGRAVPLATILGGATAAELIEHLERPEKEAFSRD, from the coding sequence ATGAGCGACGTTCGCGAGCGAATCGTGCCTCCTGAGCGCGGAGGCAACGCACTTCCCGACGCTCGGACACCGGTCCTGCTCAGCGCGCACGCCGAGGAACTGATCGGCACCGACGCCGCGGCCATCCTGCGCTATCTGGACTCGCGTCCCGAGGTGAGCGCGGCCGACGTCGCCGCCACCCTGGGGTCCACCCGGCGCCTGCGCCGCCACCGCGCCGTGGTGCGGGCCGCCGACCGCGATGAACTTGCCGCCGGCCTGCGTGCGTTGGCCGAGGGTGTCGATCATCCGCTGGTCACCCGCGCGCAAGGTGGGGCGCAGGCATCCGGTTCGGGTGCCCGCATCGCCTTCGTGTTTCCCGGCCAGGGCAGCCAGTGGCCGTCGATGGGTGTGCAGGCCTACGAGCGGCTGCCGGCCTATCGGGCCGAGGTCGACCAATGCGCCGCGGAGTTCCAGGCCGCCGGCGCCGCGTCCCCGCTGGATTACCTGCTGGCCGAGCGGGATTCGGGCGTAGTCACCAACGATTTCTCCCAGGTGCAGATCCAGGGCGCACAGTTCGTCCATGGTGTGGCGCTGGCCCGGGTCTGGAGGTCCTGTGGTGTGCTACCCGATCTCACCGTCGGTCACAGCCTCGGCGAGATCGGGGCGGCGTACGTGGCGGGCACCATCACCCTGTCCGACGCCGTGGCGGTGGTGATCGCCCGCGCGACCGTGTTGGACCGGTTGACCGGGCCCTACCGCGTCGCGGTACTCGGCATCACCCCCGACGAAGCGTCGAACGTGATCGCCGAAACCCCGGGATGGCTGGAACTGTCGGTGGTGAACTCCCGCTCATCGGTCGCGGTGTCGGGGGAGACCGACGCGGTGGCCGCGGCGGTGGCCACCGTCACCGCCCGCGGATCGTTCGCCAAGGAAATCGAGATGTGGTTCCCGGCGCACACCACCGCGCTGGACGGGTCGCGCGGCGAGCTCGAATCGCTTCTTCCCACAGCGCGATTCAGTGAGTCGCCAGTGCAATTCATCGGATCGGCCACTGCGGATGTCGTCGAGGCCGGCACCGGATTCGCCGACTACTGGTACGCCAACCTGCGCAGCACCGTGCGCTTCGACCGGGCCATCGAGATGGCGGCGCGGCGGGGAGCCCGAATCTTCGTCGAACTTTCCGCACATCCGGCGCTGCTGTTCGCCATGGGTGATCTGCTCGACGACGCTGCTGAACTCACCGGCGGTCCGGCGGTGATGGTGGGATCGGGCCGGCGCGACGAATCGATCACCGACCGGCTCAGCACCAACATCGTTTCCGTGGCGATGGCCGACTCCGGCTACCGCTGGGACGACCTCCTCAACCACACACCGACCCCGTTGCGCGACTTCCCGTTCGCGCCGATGCGAGCCGAACACCTCTGGGCGACACCGCAACCACTGCCACCGGTCGCCGGACTGACCGTGGCCGTTGAGCATTGGGAGGAGCGGGCCCGCTGCGACACGCCGCCCGGACAGCGCCGCGTCGCAGTGCTCGACCTGGCCGCTGGACAGGGACCGGCGGCCGCACTGAGCCGCGCGGTCGACGAGATCACCGCAACCACCGCCGTCGACCCCGCCGACGCGGACCTGCTGATCGTGGTGGCGCCGGTGTCCGATGAGCTCGACATCGTGACCGCGGCGGAAAATTTGAGCCGCCGCGCGGACGAGGGTCTGCTCGGTTATGTCCGGGCAATCACGCCCGAGACCCGCGACGTGTGGCTGGTCACTGCCGGTGGTGAACAAATCGGCGGCGAACCGCAGTGTCCGCGGCCCGAGGCGGCCGCGCTGGCCGCCGTGCACCGCAGCCTGGGCTACGAACACCCGGACCAGACCTTCCGCCACCTGGACCTGGCCCCGTCAACCCTCGACCTCGCCGCCGCGGTGACAGCGATCACCGCCATGCTGACCGATGCGGATGGCATCGCCGTGCGGGACAACGGTTCCGGACTCGCGGTGTGGCACCGTGGGATGCGCGATGACACTTCCGACGCCCGGTCCTGGAGCGCCGAATCGGGCGTGTTCGACGAGGTGGTCATCACCGGCGGGGCTGGGGCGGTGGGCCTGCACTATGCCCGCCACCTGGCCGAGCAGGGGGCCCGGCGCATCGTGCTGCTGAGCCGCAGCGGACTCGACGACGAGCAGGTGGCCGCACTGAGCACTCACGGCACCGAGATCGTCGCTCCCCGGTGCGATCTCACCGACCCGGCACAGATCGCCGCGACCGTCGCCGAACTGGCGGTCGGCCCGGCATCGTTGGTGATCCACGCGGCCGCGTCCGCGACGATTGCCGCGGGCGACGAGCTGACCGGTGCGGCGGTGCGGGGTACCTTCGCGGCCAAGGTGAGCGGGCTGGCCAATTTGACGGCGGCCTGGCCGATGCGCCCGGATGCCCGAATTATGTTGTGCTCCTCGGTTTCCGGCCTGTGGGGTGGATATGGTCATGCCGCCTACTCGGCGGCCAACCGGCTGCTCGATGCCCTCGGTGGGCAGTTGCGCGCACAGGGCCGGCACTGCACCTCGGTGCGGTGGGGACTGTGGCCGGGAGACGGCATCATCGATTCCGGTGAGATCAGCCGGGTCGAGCGGTCCGGTCTGCGGGCCATGGCGCCCGACCTTGCGGTGGAGGCCGGGCTGCGTGATTACCCGGCCGATCCGTTGGTATTCACGGCCGACGCGGTGCGGCTACAGACCTTCCTCGGCGCGGCGGCCCAAGCCGGCCCGGTGGTCGACATCGCCGAGGCTCCGCAATACGACGCCGCCGAGACGGTCGATGCCACCGATGCGATGCGGATCGCGTTGGGGGCCGTGCTGAAGCTCGACGACATCACAGGACTTGATCTCGACACGTCGCTGCTGGATCTTGGCGTCGACTCCCTGTTGGCGATCGACCTGCGCAAGAAGCTCAAGAAGGCCACCGGCCGCGCAGTGCCGCTGGCCACCATCCTCGGTGGCGCCACCGCCGCCGAATTGATCGAGCATTTGGAAAGACCTGAAAAGGAAGCATTTTCGCGTGACTGA
- a CDS encoding polyketide synthase, with product MSSSRQLPGPDSADPVVIVGMALEAPGGIDNADDYWSLLTEQREGLGRFPADRGWSVRELFDGSRRDGFKRIHDLGGFLSSAATFDPAFFGISPREAVAMDPQQRIGLRIAWRALENSGINPDDLAGHDVGCYVGASGLEYGPALSEFSHHSGHLITGTSLGVIAGRIAYTLDLCGPALTIDTSCSSALTAFHTAVAAVRAGDCDMALTGGVCVMGTPGYFVEFSKQHALSDDGHCRPYSAHASGTVWAEGAAMFVLQRKAAAVRDGRRILAEVRATAVNQDGRTTGLTAPSGAAQQRLFAKAIEQAAVRPEDVGMIEGHGTGTRLGDRTELRSLAKTYGATEPGSGALLGSVKSNVGHSQAAAGGLGLAKVILAADHGSIPATLHVDEASREIDWDSQGLRLATKLSRWPAVNGQRIGAVSAFGMSGTNAHAIVAVPDVPGAAA from the coding sequence ATGAGCTCTAGCCGCCAGCTTCCCGGCCCTGACAGCGCTGATCCGGTGGTGATCGTGGGGATGGCGCTGGAGGCTCCCGGCGGGATCGACAACGCCGACGACTACTGGTCGCTGTTGACCGAGCAGCGTGAAGGGCTTGGCCGATTTCCCGCCGACCGCGGTTGGTCGGTGCGCGAACTGTTCGACGGTTCGCGCCGCGACGGGTTCAAACGTATTCACGACCTGGGCGGATTCCTCTCCAGCGCAGCGACATTCGATCCCGCGTTCTTCGGGATCTCCCCGCGCGAGGCGGTGGCGATGGATCCGCAGCAGCGCATCGGACTGCGGATCGCATGGCGCGCGCTGGAGAACAGCGGCATCAACCCCGACGACCTTGCCGGCCACGACGTGGGCTGCTACGTCGGTGCGTCGGGCCTGGAGTACGGGCCGGCCCTCTCCGAGTTCTCCCACCACAGCGGTCATCTGATCACCGGCACCTCGCTGGGCGTCATCGCCGGCCGGATCGCCTACACGCTGGATCTGTGCGGCCCGGCACTGACCATCGACACCTCGTGCTCGTCGGCGTTGACGGCGTTCCACACCGCAGTGGCCGCGGTGCGGGCGGGGGACTGCGACATGGCACTGACCGGCGGTGTGTGCGTGATGGGTACACCGGGGTACTTCGTGGAATTCTCCAAGCAGCACGCGCTGTCCGACGACGGACACTGCCGTCCCTACAGCGCGCACGCCAGTGGCACGGTCTGGGCTGAAGGGGCGGCGATGTTCGTCCTGCAGCGCAAAGCAGCGGCCGTACGGGACGGCCGCCGCATCCTGGCCGAGGTCCGCGCGACCGCGGTGAACCAGGACGGCCGAACCACCGGCCTGACCGCACCCAGTGGTGCCGCGCAGCAGCGCTTGTTCGCCAAGGCGATCGAGCAGGCCGCCGTGCGCCCGGAGGATGTCGGCATGATCGAGGGGCACGGCACTGGAACCCGGCTCGGCGACCGGACCGAATTGCGTTCGCTGGCCAAGACATACGGGGCCACGGAGCCCGGGTCCGGCGCGCTGTTGGGTTCAGTGAAATCCAACGTCGGGCACTCCCAGGCCGCCGCGGGTGGGCTTGGCCTGGCCAAAGTCATCCTGGCTGCCGATCATGGTTCCATTCCGGCCACCCTGCACGTCGATGAGGCCAGTCGGGAGATCGACTGGGACAGCCAGGGTTTGCGGCTGGCCACCAAGCTTTCCCGGTGGCCGGCCGTCAACGGTCAACGCATCGGTGCGGTGTCGGCCTTCGGGATGAGCGGCACCAATGCGCACGCGATCGTCGCGGTGCCTGACGTTCCCGGGGCCGCGGCATGA
- a CDS encoding thioesterase II family protein: MTGPDTQINVKPWVKRYSGSESTTATLVFPHAGGAALAYRGFGMALAAAGSDAYVMQYPQRGDRLSHPAAPTVGDLARDLFDAADWAGVGSLRLFGHCMGAVVAFEFARIAERSGVAVDALWVSASEAPSAVAAAPALPMAESEILAEMVDLGGTDEALLADEDFVELLLMAVRADYAAFNRYSCDAEVAISADIYALGGESDHRINEDMLRRWESHTAGAFTCSMFDGGHFYLNSQLEDVAELVNEL; the protein is encoded by the coding sequence GTGACCGGGCCGGATACCCAGATCAACGTCAAACCCTGGGTGAAGCGCTACTCAGGGTCCGAAAGTACAACAGCCACACTGGTATTCCCGCACGCCGGCGGAGCGGCACTGGCCTACCGAGGATTCGGGATGGCGCTGGCCGCGGCCGGGTCCGACGCTTACGTCATGCAATACCCGCAGCGCGGCGACCGGTTGTCGCATCCGGCCGCGCCCACGGTGGGCGATCTCGCCAGAGACCTGTTCGATGCGGCTGACTGGGCCGGCGTCGGATCGCTACGGCTGTTCGGACATTGTATGGGTGCGGTGGTGGCCTTCGAATTCGCGCGGATCGCGGAACGCAGCGGCGTGGCGGTCGACGCCCTGTGGGTGTCGGCCAGCGAAGCGCCGTCGGCGGTGGCGGCCGCCCCCGCGCTGCCAATGGCCGAGTCCGAGATCCTCGCCGAGATGGTCGATCTCGGCGGCACCGATGAGGCACTGCTCGCCGACGAGGATTTCGTCGAACTGCTGCTGATGGCAGTGCGGGCCGACTACGCGGCGTTCAACCGGTACTCGTGTGACGCCGAGGTGGCGATCTCCGCGGACATCTACGCACTGGGCGGAGAAAGCGACCACCGCATCAATGAGGACATGTTGAGGCGGTGGGAATCTCACACCGCCGGGGCCTTCACATGTTCAATGTTCGACGGCGGGCATTTCTATCTCAACTCCCAGCTCGAGGATGTGGCGGAGCTGGTGAATGAGCTCTAG